The Gavia stellata isolate bGavSte3 chromosome 1, bGavSte3.hap2, whole genome shotgun sequence DNA segment CTCAATGCTTTTCCCAGTCAGGCTTCATCCTCCAGGGATGCAGAATCTACCATGTCTCTGGGCACCTGCTTTAGTGCTGAACCACTCTCCATttgagcaatttttttccttgtcagaaTTTTTTAGTCAAAATTTTCATTGCTGCCTCTTGTGATTGTTGCCTCTGGTCTTTTGCTGTGCACGTCTGTcaagagtctggctccatcttcccTGTAACTCCCCATTATGTACCTGAAGGCAGCAGTTAGACCTCCCAAAGCCCTTAGCTTCCTCCTCTCTAGGTTGAACAAGCCTTCAATGTCTCTGTACATCAAGCTGCTGAGAGAAAAACTTGGACTGTTGACAGAGAGAGACTAGTCTTGCCAGTTGTACTGAAATAGGTGCACGCCAAGCTAGTTGCAAGGAAATGACTGTGTGCCAGGCTATGTCTTGGCAAGTCAACACACATTTATTTGCCATGGTTACTACTCAACTGTATAAGCACATTTGGTGTTGGCAAAAAGCCTTTCCTGAGCCATGTTAAAAGGTGTAGCACACACAGAGCCTAAGAAATGGTAGTATCGttctgttggggaaaaaaaaatattccaataCTTAGACAAGTCCCCTGATTTTGGTATGCTTATCTGACCCTGGCCCTCAGGAAATCTGGCACCATATACCATTTTATCACAACTGCCTCGGGCTTATAGGAAGGCTTTAGTCTAGTTCTCATGGATGTTCCTGTCTTTACTAAACAAAACTACGCCTAGGCTAGGATTACTTTCAGCTGTCAGCctgaaaagccattttctaTACAAAACAGCAAACTGccacttttttttcagcattgtgTGACACAGCCACTCTTTAAATGTAAAACTGCACAGTCAGTGAGTTACTGAATGCCAGGAGAGGCTGGACTTCCCTCCCTCAGTAAGTAGATTTCATGCCCACACACACCTAGAGAGCAGAGATCCCCCCCAAACCTCTCACCTCCTACAGGAGGAGGAATCAGTACCTCATTGTGTTTCAGTGCTAAGAGATCATTGCTATCTATCTCACTTAGAGGAAAGAATCACTATAACATGATAATTTATGGTTTTGCATTCATGAAGGGtggcttttcttctgtatgCCCTAAGCAATTGTAAACTTTTCCATGGAAACTCTGGCAAATTTTCTTGGAGTTTGCACTGAGTGGTTTAAAACAGAAGCCCAGCAATATTGTGCATTGTACAACCCTCTCCCACATGCCTTGCAAGGCCTTTAAAATTGTCAGAGCTCCACAAACCTGCACCCCCCTCCAGGAACTGTCTTATTTAAGCATAAATGCTGCCCCAGAATGGATGCTGGGGGTAGAGAAGAGGGGTCCATGTAACCACACTGTCACCACTGCATCATACAGCCAGGCCAAGGCTAAGGTGGGAGAAAGGGGTGGGGGATCAATGGAGTCTTTTTCACTCATGGCAAATCCACATCTGTGTTGATGTTGTCAGTGCAATGCAGTGTTCACATTTTCAAACTACTGCCCTTCTGGTTGAGGAGTCATGTATTAACCAAGTTAGCAGTTCTGCCAGGAAATAACAAGGATACCAtgcatttcagcagtgcttttcATCAGATCATGCCTACTTACTTTACAAACAGAATTAAGGAAGCCTCACAACATCCCTGTGAGGTAGGTGGAAATTCTTACACCCGTTTTACAGGTGGAGAAAACAGGCAGTGAGAGGTAAAGTGATTATCACAGCAAGtcagaagcagagctggaaataaatCTAAGATTATTATCCTAGGTCCACTGCTCTAGACACTAGAGAACACCAACTCCCACATGCTATTGTAACCTAAGACACTACCTTTCTCATCTACTTTCACTTCCTTTGGTGATTTTGACACTTGCATCTTATGCTCCTTGCAGAGAGCCAGTTAGTAATTTATTTGCACAGGGAGCCAAGGGGATACACACACCTTTAAATGATCCAGGCATGGCTCTAATTGTCCAGTGACTTCCCCCTtcccaagaaaataattttccctgtTCTTTACATTTATGCCTATGTtttgcttaattatttttcGAGTAGAATCATACACTGAATCCACAGCTCTGAGGCTGTTATGCAACTTCACTAGGAATCTCTTGAATAAATGATTAAATTTGTCTCATTGAGAAGgaataaaacacatttatatGCTATAACATCCAGAAATAGCAATAATCCTTTGCTCATCTGTAGGGCCTTCCATCCGAGGACCTCCCATTCTATTACTAACACAATATATCGAGCCTCACATCGTCTTTGTGAGGTAGAAAATTATTGCCAATTGTACAAGAAGGAAGGATGACTTGCTGACAGTCCCACAGTGATTTCATTGCAGAGATGAGGCTGAGTGCCAGAAGACCAGACTGTTAGTTGCCTGCCCGGTTTGCCGAGAAGCGCTGTCTTGATGCCATGGCTTGCACTTGGTGGCTACAGATTCACTACTAGTCTGGCAGGGTACTTGAAAACtggcttgaaaaaaaatcaacaagcAGTTgactggatgcaggagggaaaCGCTGGCTTGTTTCATCGTGCTGTCGTGACCCGGAGGAAGAAACGAGCTTTCCTGTGGCAGCTGTGAGAGAACTACAGAGTGTTCACTAAGTACACTGCATATAGTGCGTTCTACTGAGGCACTTCAGTGAAAAACAATGACATACTCAACATCTGATGATTAAAGACTGGACCACCCGGCAGCCATATTGTGAACCGTATACCTCTGATGAATAAGCACTCATCTTAATTAGTCCAGTGATCTAATGAAGGTATGCATGTCAGAGGTCAGGAACAGGAATGGTTATTAAAATAGCTTGTATATAAAAGGACTTGTCAAGTAATTAGAATTAAACAAGAGTGGGGGTGATTCCTCTAGTCCATTGCTATCTGGAAGGGTCAGATGCTCTGAAGAAGGTAAAAGATATCTCATACTGAACCGttacagatttttctatttttttatctaCAGGAAAGTGTGTTTCCAACCCCTTTCAGCGAGTGGGCTAGTTTATGCTTAGAACCATTAAAACACTCTTCTatctttctgtgaagaaaataaaaagtaatagaTCCCATCTCGTGTAAGTATGGTGATTTTGCTGTTCATCTAAATCTTCGCCCTTGCTAGAATTCTGGTAGAGTATGAGGCACAGTGgacccttttcctgctgaaaaacATTCTCTTTCCTCAGTTGCCTTTCATTTGTGTTAACTGTTCTCCTGTTTCTGTATTAAGAGAGTGCATACATGGTAGCCTCCAGATTCTCCCTCTGCATGTTCCTTCACGTATGTTGCTTTGTCATATTCCTTCCTAAAACTGAGGAGGTACGTTCCAGTCTTCCTTCACAAAGAAGGACAACCTAACAGCCTTTGTCAAGGGAGCAAAGATTTTGACCTCAGGCTGCAAACCTTGGGAAAATACACAGGCCCAAGAGGAGCAAAAGGATTAAtagtatgtaaaaaaaaaaaatacgtgGCACCGCTATGGTGCTGAAGAATCCCAATGCACCCTACAAACTTTCTACATATGTACAGCTTGCTTCACTTGGCAGCGAAGTCCAGCCACCTTTGCGCTCGTATAGGGCAGCTGCGTAACAAGGCACGGGAACTGCACCAAACAGGTTAGATCAGCGAGTGACAGAACCGACTGTACTGGTGGCTGCCTGGGCTGGGACGTGGGGCAGCAGGACTGGAGGTGTGAGTCCAAGCCTACCCAGAGCTCGCTCAGACACCCATTTGACTTCAATGGGCAGTAGCAGTCAGCCCTGCTACAATGGAAGACCGCAGGGGGTCTTTTCTAGCTAATGGCGGGATGAGTTTTATGCATTATAccaaagaccttttttttcctgacctgGATTAGAGCCTGCCCTGGGAACAATGGGAtgggctgcagcccagcagaaaGAATTTGCTGAGCTGGCAGGGTCTGAGgtttgcagagcagagcagatgaGAGCGCATACCTGCACTTTTCTGGCATGAGGCTCAGTTTGGGGGGGGCATAGCTGTTAACCTGAAGCTTTTGAATGCATTGCTGCACCGTCCCAGCCAAAAGGTGCTGCTGTAGTCCTAAAATTAGAAATTCACAGACATTTAAACATTTGCAAGCACatgcttttctgccttttgtaacaaaaaagatttttcagaggCTCTGCGAGTTCTGTACAGACCTGTTGGCACAAAAGGTCTAACTCATCTTTTGAAAGGCCTTGTTTTACTCGAGACTTTGGCATTTAATAGAGAAGTAGACCATTGGATGGCTTCCGTctgtcaaattaaaaacaaaggatgtCAAAAGACTATTATCATATCAGACTTCTCAAACTGGAACAACCAGTTTTGTATTTTGAGGTTTAAGTAGTCACATAGTTACCCAGACCCCTGGTTTAGGTTCACAGGTGCCTTCAGGACTCTGTACCTGAGATTTGCTGCATGCCTGTAAGTCTGGGAGCTCCAGGAACTCAGCACATGTCAGGATCATGCCATGAAGACTTATATTTGGTTTCATGCTCTGGGGGCTgtagctgcttcctcctctcaCAGAAGTCTTCCCACGCTTGCTTTGCTAAATCGAGTTTCAGATCTTTAAGTCACAAgactacaaataaaaaatatcactTGAATTTATTCTCTCCAGTGCTCTGACATAGGCTCGGGGCTGGATGACCCCCTGGGAACAAATAATCCATCTGTGGGCATCTGCTAAATCCTAGTAGAGAACTACTCTTAACCTTGTCCACTGTCAATGTCATTTGAagaccagaaatatttttgacaaagggaaaatatttttaccgAACTCTGATTTGCATTCTCAGAGAAATTGGGGACATTTTGGCCTTTATTTTGTGAATAGAGATGTTAAATAATGCTTACTATTTTAGTGTGGTGATGCTAAGCACAGAATTCACTTTGTGAATGAAATAACTGCAATTCCCTGCCAACAGCAAAGGGGAGATCTGCTCAGCGTTCCATAGgtagcagaaaaggaaatagtAGATACAGTTGTTGATCAGTCTTCCCCCCTCACTGGCTGAAGGGACAGATCCTCCCTATGTTCCTAGAGAAATGTGGAACACAAAGCTTCAGTAAATACGTTCACAGTGGGTGACATTTGGGTTTCACTGCCACATTAAGGTTTAAAAGACATCAGTTATGTGTACAGTGTAGATATTACTGTAAGGAGTGAGCTGGCATCTGGAAACAgggaaaatgttccttttcaaaTGGACATACAGGGCAAATAAGGCACAGTTACGATGATAGTACCTTTCCAGTTGAGAATCTCAAGAGGAAATAATATTCAAATGGCCATTTTAGCACTTtgcttaaaaatatcttttgatTCTTTCTtatctctccttttctcttcaaccttttctttttcatgtgctCTCCTGCACCTTCATACAGTCAAATCGTCTGACCTGGCCCGGCTGCTGGCTTTACTTAGCCTGCTGAGGGGTCTCATATCAGTGGCGAGCTCAGCAGGTGCTGAAGGCCCTTCCACTTCATCGCTCACCacctcctctgctttcttcacCCCTGGCTCTTCCTGAGGTCCTGgctgctcctcttcttgttgttcctcctcctcctccgctcTTACCTTCTCCTCTTCTGGTTCCTTCGCTTGTGCATACGATGGTAACCTCTCATCGAATGCCCTGGAGAGATCTTCCAATGGTCCCATCCCAATCTTCTCCTCAAACTCATTGAAGGCTGATGGAAGGGGACTGGGCTCAACCCCTACTTCTGTGAGAGGGAAGTAGTGGGACACTGGCTTCTCTTCTTCCAGAAGCTTGTAGCCTTTGGCCTTCGGGATGGAGGAGACTGTGATGGCATGGAGGGGCTTCTCCGGAATCTCTCCTAGCTGTTCCTCCACTGGTCTTCTCAGAGCCCTCCGGATCCTTTTCAGGATCAAGTGACTGATCTCCACCAGGTTGAGGAAGAGGGACACGGCAGCCACCACCAGCATGAACATAATAAAGATGGTCTTCTCCGTGGGCCTGGAGACAAAACAGTCCACAAGATTGGGACAGGGCCACCGCCCACAGCGGTAAAGGGGGAGAATTCGGAAGCCGTACAGGAAATACTGACCTACTATGAATCCCACCTCAAAGAGGGTTTTGAAAATGATGTGGAAGATGTAGGTTCTCAGGAGCGTACCCTCCAGGCGAAACTTCTTGGTCCCATCAGGGTTATTgcctttgttttgatttggagCCAGGGGCAGCTTCTCTTCATCCACCTCAGCTTGCTGACGCCTCTCAGCTTCCTCTCTCgctctcctcttctcctccatgcGGACATGGTGCACCGCATGCCCAAAGTACATTAGCGAAGGCGTGGATACAAAAATGATCTGCAGGACCCAGAGCCGGAtgtgggagatggggaaggcCTCATCATAGCAGACATTCTCGCAACCAGGTTGCTGGGTGTTGCACACAAAGTCTGACTGTTCGTCTCCCCACACGAGCTCAGCAGCTGTTCCCAGGATCAGGATGCGGAAAATGAAGAGCACTGTGAGCCAAACTCTCCCGATGACAGTAGACTGCTCGTTCACCTGCTCTAAAAGGTTCCCCAAGAAACTCCAGTCACCCATTTCTTACTgtctaaggaaagaaaaaaagaaagagaatgacCACAAATTATGCTAAATTTAAAAGATTTCATGTTTTCCCACTGATGCCTGTTGTTGCTTTCAACTAGTATTGCCCTAATATGCTTTGAGAACAGAAAGAAGGTTGCTTGCTTGCTTATTTGCCTGATCATAATGATGTATTAGCAGAAGAAGGGCTGGAAAGTCAGAGCAAACTGCTTGCtaaattctttcttccctggCTCTAAATGGGCAATTACTTTTCAGCCGGGGAGTATATTTAACTGCTTTTCCAGGTAAGAGTCTTCTGTGGTGCCTTGTAGGCTCAGTTGTGTGAGCCTGCTTAGATTTTGTGCACGTACTAACACTCGCCAGCAgtacagaaatgcaaatttatCAGCATGCAGCTGCAGTGGTTAGAAAAGGGAGTGAAGGTTTCAAGCACCcaagctcttctgcagcagaacCACACATGGGTCAAACAGGTCTCGAATTGGTGCCCATCTTGCACCCACACAAACCTGAATTCTCTATAGGTTGCATATATTAATTCTACATTAGAAATCACTCTGTTAGGTAAGAATAGCAATTTCAACACCATTACTATGTTAGTAACACTGTATAAGCTTAATATCTACCATATATACCAGTTTTGCTATGCAGTATGCATTATATACAATATAATTATTCAGTGTTACTGGCGCTATTCATTGTATTCTCTTCTGAAGTCAGTTGCCACACTGACATTGGAACCAAcctgaagaaaaacacaaaggtCTGTAACTGGGacctaaaatacttttttctgtctctaaaaTGTCAGTACTGCTATCTCAGACTAACACAGAGCTGGAAGCCAGCTACAGATATCCTATTGGAAAGCTAAGAAAGTAGTCCATTTTCAAGTAATGCAAGTCAAATGTTACATCTGTTATTATTTTTGCGTAAGAAATTATTCCTAGGCCAGGACTTCAACCTGCGTATCCTAAACTTCCCATTATATAATTTTAGGCAAGGAAAAATCTATGAATGAGGGAAATAAAGAGGAAGCTTGTTTGGGATGGGCTAATTTAACACATCACAGCAGTCTGAAGACTCTGAGGAATGCAGATTATTGCAGTGATCCAGAAAGACCGACTTATGGACCATGACAAGTGAAAGAGGGAACATCATTATTCATAAAATAGCTGTTCACAGGGATCTAGAAGTTAATCTTTTAGACACTACCTCCATCTATAGTTTCCTAAATgcagacacacatacacaagtGCTGGAAGAAAGAAGGTACAATCAACAGCATGGAAATCTGAGTATCTAaacttccctcctccttcagaTACCACTGGGATATATTTGTAATACCATATGTTGCGACACACCAACGCATACCAGTCTGTTTCAACTACTGTGTGTACGCAttcacacatacacaaacacacaaaatattGAGAGTTTTATGGCTCTGGGGAATATCACAAATTTTCAACCAAAAAAACTCCTTctgatgttatttttctaaaacaagaTGGACTCATTTTCCTTGCCTTCAAACCTTGTAAAATTTTAACCCCAGACACCCGCGTTAGGAAACGAAGAACAGAACGCAGTCCTTCAGCTAGCACAAACACCTTGCATGCGTAAGTGGCAAACATGTAATTTAATCACCGAAGAAAATTGCTACTTTCTCAGTCATTAAAGTTGTGTAAAGGAGTGTGTTAATGTCAGCACTTACATTAACAAGTCTAGCAGAAGATTATGCTGTTTACATACATTATCTAAACTGATTTAAACATTCTCTTTCTGCAGATTCACAGAGCAAAGTACACCCGACAGTTACCAATCATGTGCAACTCTGTAAAAAACACAACTATACACAATATAAACTTCATTGTTCCCCACGCACTGCACTTAACTCcatccctttctttctttgtgacTCACACTGATATCCACAGCTACCGTTTGAACGTTTCCACTGCAGCACGCAAGAGCGACATTCTAGATGTGATAAAGCTTATCATTCGGAAAACTCACTGtacaagagaaggaaaaatgtttcctgtCTAACTCCATCAAATGTCTCGCTTGCAGCTTGCTACATTTGGCTAAACTCTTCCTGAGATCACTTCCGAACCAGTCACGTTTTCCAAAAATCTGCCATGACcaccttttctattttctgcaAGTGAAGTGGCTCGAGGTTGCTCAATCAGTTCAACTGCAAGGAACAATTTCGGGCAGACTGAAGATGAGTCCTACGACCAGTTCAGATGTCTAGGATTCCACCTGTAAGCAGTCGGCCCCTCAAGTCTCAAAAAAGGAGCAAGCAAAAGACTCAATTTAGGCAGTCACCTTTTCCCTGAAATTGCCTATCACaagaaaaagagcaggagaCCGCCTAAGCCCACTCAGAGTCCACAGACTCGTATTCTTAACTCACATGGGCTTGTTGCAAACCCCTACCCTGCACTTCCAGATATTGCAACCTGAGCACACTACCAGTGAAAAAGACTCTATAGATTATGGACGTTGAGCAAGCAACTTGCCGCTGTGAAAGGCTCCACCGAAGAAATGTGTCCCCCTCCTCTCTTGGCACTCTGCAGGGAAGAGTGAACTTTTGTGTCTCTTCTTCCCTACCCTAAAAGTCCCAATCTTGTCGCACGACTGAGCAGATATGACTGAATTGGCTCTGATGGTGGGTTTTAGTTGCCCTGCAATATTTAAGCTCTGAGCCAGACGGCTTTATGAAGTGAGTGACAGTTAGTGATGTGAGGAAcaatagggagaaaaaaatagagaaagagaggcagagaCACAGAGAGGAGAATCCACTGAACATGAAAAAGCAGAGGGGGGAGAGGAACAGGCGACAGGCAGTGAAAACCTAATACATGCATAAATGGGAGTTTGCACAGTTAAGCAGGGACCAACGTATCTCTGCAATTCTGCCATGGTTCAGCACAGCTCTGTGTGTCCCCCCGCTCGCTAGTCTTTAGGTGTTGTGGTGTGACAGGTGAAAAGGGAGTGCCAACATCTCTGACGGTGGCAGAACtaattgaattattttcttaccCTACACCCAGCTCTGACAGCCAAGTCGCATTGCTTATTTCCAGCACAGGCAGTCACTGAGGTACTGGACCTGTACTTGGCATTGTCGGATACTTTGGACTGCTCTTTAACATCTTTTACcaggaaaaagaagcagtatGGGAAAACCAGATCATCAGTCAATGTTAATCAAAGCTGAGAAATACCAATTTCACAACCTCGCCTTTCAGTCTCTTAGTTCTGCTTAGTTTTTCCTCCAAATGCATCTTGCACATGCTCATGCATCAAAAATGTCTAAACCAAACTGTTTTGTTAAGGAGCATAGCCGAATTCCAGCAGCCCAGCAAACAGGAATGTTACCCCAGGCACACTCGCCTACCCCTGGCCACCTGCAAAAATGCTAGAGAGcccacagaagagaaaaatcacaggCTCAGTAATGCATCCACAAGTGCAACTAACTGCCCCATGAGTTTTGATTATGAACCAAAGGAGGTAACTTTATTCTCTGGTGCTATTTTTGTAGTCTTGAATTGTTCAGGATATGCTCTTGGCACTCAGctctgaagaaaaagaggattACTGGAAGCGAGATCTGCTAAGCAATAATAGAGATACGAGGCTCATAAAGTGATGAAGCACCAAGTAGCTCTCCTCTCTCTTTATGCAGACTCAACACTGAATTTAATTCCCCAGAATGGCATTGGGAGATGCTCTGTCTCTAGAAAAGATGTCATTTCAGTGAGATATTACAATATGAGGGCTGCAAAATTTTGTATCTTCAAACCAATGGTTTCAGGCTTCTCTTCAGTGCTTCTGGGTGTTTGTGCCTATGTAAGTTCAGAGCCTCATTTCAGCAGTTGTCTTCCCAAGCAGCTTTTAAGCTGAGTTGTATAGCTCCAAAGTCCAAAGCACAACTGGAGGCAGAGATGATGTTTCTCAAACTGGATTTCAAAAGAGCTGAAGGATAagcaagaaatggaaaataatcaCATTTTGCAAGAGGGACCAGTTTGgagacacaaaagaaaaatcgATCTCTATGCATGCAGTTGGAATCAAGGTCATATTCTGAACACCTTAATAAATCACTCTCTTAATAGAGAAGTAGTAGAGGTCCATACATGACATTTTTCAGCCTGTGCTACATAAAGCATAGGAATAGTCTTCCTGGAGAGAGGACACAGAGGAGAAGATACAAGTCCCAAGAACATGAAGTGAGTAAGAACAGGCACAGTTTGATCAACAAGAGGAATAAGGACAGTAAGGAAGAGTAAGGAATACCTTTGTTGCTTCGTTTTGCTATCTGCTACTGAGATAAACTAGGATTAATACATGAGTGACTGGTCATCACTGCCACCCTCATCCCCTCTCTGGGAAGCTGTAAGAGAGGGAGGACTAAATGATACCACCAGCAGCTAACACCTTTCAAGAGTTCCTGCAAGTTGCTGCATCACAGAGACCAGATGGTTCAGATGTTAAACTGCCCATCCCTTTCCAGACTGAAACTGTCTTTTTGGAAAACTCAGCTCTGGCTGAATGTGCGTATCCCTTTCTGGGCCTTATCTCTCTAATAAAATAAGCCAAAACCCAAATCTGGTATGTAACTACGTGGCTGTAGTCCATCTCTAAATTACATCCAGCTACTGTCAGAGACGTTTCCCATTAACCTTCTGTCTGCCACTTGCAAACATTATCCAAATATCAAACACTGCGGCAAGCTGCAGAACAGCTTGCAAGATGCAGCTGATGCAAAAATTATATTCAAGTCACTGATCATTGGGTATATGTTACTTTCATCTGAATGATCAGGGTGACTTTCTTTGCTATCTCTAGGGTGCAGAGCATTTAACATGGGGCACACTGAGTTTGCTGGGCACTTCTGGTTTGGGGAAGACCACACAGTCCCTTCAACTGGatgcctttttaaaaggcaccactgagctctgggccagattcTCCAGCTCATTATGGCCTCCTCCCCCCAAAGAAAATGGCCACAGAAAATGGCCTAAATGAATATGAAGATGGCCAATGAGGAATTCCTCTTGTACTGGGGCTACACAGGGAAGCGTTTGTCTGAGGTGGGGATTAAGAGGAGAGggtggagcaggagaagagtaAGAAGGCGACTTGATTCTCTCAGGCATCAGGATAATGCTGGAAGTCAGGGCTGCCTTTGTAGTACGAAAGCAATGGCTGTGAAAGAAAGGAGTAGAGACCATAATGTCTAGAAGACTGGACCTCACACGCAGCATGCGACATTCGCTGAGTCTACAAAAGAACTGCAACACTGACAGTGCCAGACTGATAATAGCCAACACTTCCAACATGTGTACCTGGCCCAGCATTTATGCTCTCATTAGGCAACCTGTAGAAGTGCTGAgtatttccatttccaaaaaCCAGTGCTAGAAATAGTAGCAGCTAATGAGAGTAACGCTGTTACTCACAGtgactttttcttcccttcaaagAACCATGGCCATCTCctgcactttaaaaatgttattttccttgGAAAGAAGTTTGCTTTATTGCTGACTTCTcatcctttctctgctttgacAGTGATGAATGAGCTCCCATCTCTGGCACCACTGAGACTGTAAAGTCTCCACTGCAACTCAGCCTTTTGCTCAGAGACTACGAGGTCACTTGGGGAATGTGGGATTTTTCATTCCAAATGGATTTCCAACACAGACATGATGTCAGGACAAGGCAGGGCCGTGCTATTGAACAGCTCTGTTCATGCATGATAGCAGATTGTGCAATTATATAGCCCACAACCCTGGATAACGATACCTCTCCCTCAAACAAAGTTATCTTCTCCTGATCTGCTTAGCTAGAAAGTGGCACATGCTTCCTGTTCTTCTGCTGAACACACAAACCTTTTGCTCATGGCTGAAGCTGAACACTGGATGTATTCAGCCTCCCTACAAGAAGCTCAGAGCTCTACCAACACTCTTGTTTGCTAGACACTACTCAACTTAGCAGACACCTGCTTTCTAGTAACACGTCTCTTTGTCCATCCTAGAGCCAAAGCGGTCTCTGTCTGATCACTAGGACCAGAGTCTCCCagatttcatcttctttctgcCACCTACCGGTCTCAGAAATCATTTAAATGTAGCTAGCCCTGGGCAAATCTTTAGGGAGAACTTACTATGTCCCTGCAAGACTGGTAAATGTCACTGTCCACATTTTAAGGGCAGAGGTCTGAGATTTTTCCAGGAGGAAAAGAGCCCTCAGGGCACTGGGGGATATAAATTGCTGGGGAATATATTTTGCTAGGGAACTGCAAACAAACcataaagaaaagagagggaggaagataTAAAGCATCAAGAAGGAGGGAAATAGGGAAGTATGCAA contains these protein-coding regions:
- the GJA8 gene encoding gap junction alpha-8 protein: MGDWSFLGNLLEQVNEQSTVIGRVWLTVLFIFRILILGTAAELVWGDEQSDFVCNTQQPGCENVCYDEAFPISHIRLWVLQIIFVSTPSLMYFGHAVHHVRMEEKRRAREEAERRQQAEVDEEKLPLAPNQNKGNNPDGTKKFRLEGTLLRTYIFHIIFKTLFEVGFIVGQYFLYGFRILPLYRCGRWPCPNLVDCFVSRPTEKTIFIMFMLVVAAVSLFLNLVEISHLILKRIRRALRRPVEEQLGEIPEKPLHAITVSSIPKAKGYKLLEEEKPVSHYFPLTEVGVEPSPLPSAFNEFEEKIGMGPLEDLSRAFDERLPSYAQAKEPEEEKVRAEEEEEQQEEEQPGPQEEPGVKKAEEVVSDEVEGPSAPAELATDMRPLSRLSKASSRARSDDLTV